From Paenibacillus sp. GP183, one genomic window encodes:
- a CDS encoding AI-2E family transporter, translating into MISFYRKYWRTAFDIALIILTVYLFMLLFSYLYRIATPIFLAVIIFFMIEPLARFLNRRGMRKSLASAISTFLFIIVILGALVGAGIIFTNQILNLVDIIRKYSSQTLFQEQLMERFSVIQGQLQNLIPPELLNNATGSAANFASKASGFITGFLSGLVGGLTSFSTFIFNFAVGIILAYFLSIEIEAWKKLAADKTPRTFKHVYFFLKENVLKGIVSYIKAQLKLISLTFIVIFIALLILNVKNAFSISLLAAFFDILPLLGVATLFIPWIVYLFIVGNTTLAIWLTAVLLVVILVRQIMEPKITGDSLGVSAFTTLSFMIISLSLFGVAGVILSPILIILLKALYDQGYLQRWIRDPEAE; encoded by the coding sequence GTGATTTCTTTTTACAGAAAATATTGGAGAACAGCTTTTGATATCGCGCTGATTATTCTGACTGTTTATCTTTTCATGCTTCTCTTCAGCTACCTGTACAGGATCGCGACACCGATCTTTCTAGCTGTCATTATTTTTTTCATGATTGAGCCGTTGGCCCGTTTTCTGAATCGCAGAGGGATGCGGAAATCGCTGGCCTCGGCCATTTCCACCTTCTTGTTCATCATCGTGATCTTGGGAGCACTGGTCGGTGCAGGTATTATATTTACCAACCAGATCTTGAATTTAGTCGATATAATTAGAAAATACAGTTCCCAGACATTGTTTCAGGAGCAATTGATGGAACGGTTTTCGGTTATTCAAGGACAACTGCAAAATTTGATACCCCCTGAACTGTTAAATAATGCAACTGGCTCTGCTGCCAATTTCGCCTCAAAAGCATCTGGTTTTATCACTGGATTTCTGTCCGGTTTGGTCGGCGGCTTAACTTCATTCTCCACATTTATCTTCAATTTTGCCGTCGGGATCATTCTTGCTTATTTTCTAAGCATCGAGATTGAAGCCTGGAAAAAGCTCGCCGCTGACAAAACGCCCCGTACCTTCAAGCATGTGTACTTTTTTCTCAAAGAGAATGTACTCAAAGGTATCGTTTCTTACATAAAAGCTCAGTTGAAGCTGATCTCACTTACCTTTATCGTCATTTTCATCGCACTGCTTATCCTCAATGTTAAGAACGCATTTTCGATCTCATTGCTGGCAGCATTCTTCGATATCTTGCCGCTTCTGGGTGTCGCAACATTATTCATTCCATGGATTGTCTATCTGTTCATTGTAGGTAATACCACTTTAGCTATTTGGCTTACTGCCGTCTTGCTTGTAGTTATTCTGGTCCGTCAAATCATGGAGCCAAAAATCACAGGTGATTCATTGGGTGTCTCTGCTTTTACAACACTATCCTTTATGATTATCTCCTTATCGCTCTTCGGGGTAGCAGGCGTGATTCTGTCCCCCATACTGATTATTTTGCTAAAAGCCCTGTATGACCAAGGATATCTGCAAAGATGGATTCGCGATCCTGAAGCGGAATGA
- the map gene encoding type I methionyl aminopeptidase encodes MITIKSKEEIDKMGKAGQILAACHKEIARMIRPGITSWEIDQFVEGFLAKHGAIPEQKGYKGYQYATCASINDVICHGFPSKNPLNDGDIVTIDMVVRLGDWLADSAWTYGVGNISSEAQKLLKVTKESLYKGIEKAVIGNRLGDVSNAIQTYAEAEGFSVVRDFVGHGIGMDMHEEPQVPHYGPAGRGVRLKEGMVFTIEPMLNVGQYFSKVDLDGWTARTFDGSLSAQYEHTIAITSEGPRILTEQ; translated from the coding sequence ATGATTACCATCAAGTCAAAAGAAGAAATAGATAAAATGGGCAAAGCCGGACAAATACTTGCCGCATGCCACAAAGAAATTGCCAGGATGATTAGGCCTGGTATCACCTCTTGGGAAATTGATCAATTTGTTGAAGGCTTTTTGGCCAAACATGGCGCTATTCCGGAACAAAAGGGATACAAAGGCTATCAATATGCAACCTGCGCCTCGATCAATGACGTGATTTGCCACGGGTTTCCAAGTAAAAACCCTTTAAACGATGGGGATATTGTCACGATTGACATGGTCGTCAGATTGGGTGACTGGCTGGCAGATTCTGCATGGACCTACGGAGTGGGGAATATCTCGAGTGAAGCTCAAAAACTGCTCAAGGTTACGAAGGAATCCCTCTATAAAGGTATAGAAAAAGCAGTCATTGGCAACAGACTTGGGGACGTGTCCAATGCCATTCAAACTTACGCGGAAGCGGAGGGATTCTCTGTTGTCCGAGATTTTGTCGGTCATGGCATTGGCATGGATATGCATGAAGAGCCTCAAGTGCCTCATTATGGGCCGGCTGGCAGAGGTGTGCGCCTTAAGGAAGGCATGGTGTTCACGATAGAGCCGATGCTCAATGTCGGCCAATATTTTTCCAAGGTCGATCTGGATGGGTGGACGGCTCGTACATTTGACGGGAGCCTGTCCGCTCAATATGAACACACTATTGCCATCACGAGCGAAGGACCGCGGATATTGACCGAACAATAA
- a CDS encoding helix-turn-helix domain-containing protein — MTTLKTVKTTSLSSNHIPKEPQIIECSVERTLEVIGGKWSFLVLRELFCGTRRFGELQRQINGISPKSLTDTLRHLEEQGVLERTAYATVPVTVEYKLTPKGQDLHQILKEMKLWSAKWT; from the coding sequence TAAGCAGCAATCACATTCCGAAAGAACCTCAAATCATAGAATGCTCCGTGGAAAGAACACTGGAGGTGATCGGCGGCAAATGGTCATTTCTCGTTCTGCGCGAATTGTTCTGCGGGACACGCAGGTTTGGCGAGCTGCAGCGGCAAATCAATGGAATCAGCCCCAAATCATTGACGGATACACTTCGCCACCTGGAGGAACAAGGCGTTCTGGAAAGGACCGCTTACGCGACAGTCCCAGTTACTGTAGAATATAAACTTACACCAAAAGGTCAGGATTTGCATCAAATATTAAAAGAAATGAAATTATGGTCCGCCAAGTGGACATAA